The proteins below come from a single Drosophila busckii strain San Diego stock center, stock number 13000-0081.31 chromosome X, ASM1175060v1, whole genome shotgun sequence genomic window:
- the LOC108606646 gene encoding polyglutamine-repeat protein pqn-41 isoform X4, translated as MPRCDVKTRYIPATFAWIVLLLTTFLFFFYPCQYYVKTHPWVLAYQGVITFFVIANFTLATFMDPGIIPKDCEEEFRAPLYKNAEINGITVKMKWCVTCRFYRPPRCSHCSVCNHCIETFDHHCPWVNNCIGRRNYRFFFFFLVSLSIHMLSIFSLCLFYVLKVMPNIRQTAPIVAMILMGLVTVLAIPIFGLTGFHMVLVSRGRTTNEQVTGKFKGGYNPFSRGCWHNCCYTQFGPQYPSLLKPKKYASRRSQTQNQAISTICNDRTNQQTNASAAGSTATVTGAGGNGNVVAGVGVAGIRGGTAVQYSPHSYYESNREKRGIQLSPGRECSDADLEPPPASQSQDCEPTPPLQRHNSSNFYLPQVSDNPMVALNNGNIASGAGGAAQPAGGGDSPRHLRMYHPRHSPHARPRGLDPQRGYTSDALSPDHGGGFASNGQPGMAVAQSQRSGNTTTPTMQRIKPLGVATPLVMASPVRRSNPGTPTQPRRPDFIGLNAQAAQQQQQQQQQQQQQAAAAAAAAAAAYYEYTTGLPPQHPQAPTIQQQQQMLLQQQQRVMLQHQQQQQQQQQQALQQQQQSLAQAAYGGSPQRRFLSEGELVRQGAGGNELSYARSNNTVDNIRELAGSPQRGVYMWKDTSPGFGSSGAGPPSVSIGSSAGTLPSSGNSANVMQHAQYITAGGNAHPLIMTHSRLQDYANQQQQQQQQQQQQQQQQSAVAASYHRSNPTSPTTMPQTSAAQTYILRYGGGGNVSGSSGSIANVPAASNVAIGYQPQLRGGVAVFPPNPLVQPQPSPQIKRKQTPTRPMSFVRALEMTDSMEMQSMEQQQQQQQQAVARNNGGLPSGIVASSMAQQSAAAAAAAAAAAVNRNAAAAAAAAAANASGTPDRASIYDMNYEISV; from the exons CTGTCAGTACTATGTGAAAACGCATCCCTGGGTGCTGGCCTACCAGGGCGTCATCACATTTTTCGTGATTGCCAACTTCACGCTGGCCACGTTCATGGATCCGGGGATTATACCCAAAG ACTGCGAGGAGGAATTCCGCGCACCGCTCTACAAGAATGCCGAAATCAATGGCATTACGGTTAAAATGAAGTGGTGCGTCACCTGCAGATTCTATCGACCGCCACGCTGTTCCCACTGCTCCGTATGCAATCATTGCATCGAG acGTTCGATCATCATTGTCCGTGGGTGAACAATTGCATAGGTCGGCGCAATTATagattcttcttcttcttccttgTCTCACTCTCCATACACATGCTGAGCATATTCTCGCTCTGCCTCTTCTACGTGCTCAAAGTGATGCCGAACATCAGACAGACGGCGCCGATTGTCGC CATGATACTGATGGGCCTGGTCACAGTGCTGGCGATACCCATTTTTGGTCTCACGGGCTTCCACATGGTGCTGGTGTCGCGGGGTCGCACTACCAACGAACAGGTGACCGGCAAGTTCAAGGGCGGCTACAATCCGTTCTCGCGCGGCTGCTGGCACAATTGCTGCTACACGCAGTTCGGACCGCAGTATCCCAG TCTACTCAAGCCAAAGAAGTACGCATCGCGACGCTCGCAGACGCAGAACCAAGCCATTAGCACTATATGCAACGATCGGACCAATCAACAGACTAACGCCTCAGCCGCTGGCAGCACGGCGACCGTAACGGGAGCCGGTGGTAATGGCAACGTTGTCGCCGGCGTTGGCGTCGCTGGCATCCGCGGCGGCACCGCTGTTCAATATTCGCCCCACTCCTACTACGAGTCCAATCGGGAGAAGCGTGGAATACAG CTGTCGCCTGGTCGCGAGTGCTCCGACGCAGATCTGGAGCCACCGCCTGCCTCACAGAGTCAAGACTGCgagccgacgccgccgctgcagcgccACAATTCGAGCAACTTCTATCTGCCCCAAGTGAGCGACAACCCGATGGTGGCCCTAAACAACGGCAACATTGCCAGCGGCGCCGGCGGAGCTGCACAGCCCGCAGGCGGTGGCGACTCCCCGCGTCATCTGCGCATGTATCATCCCAGGCACAGTCCGCATGCGCGGCCCAG GGGCTTGGATCCGCAACGTGGCTATACGAGCGATGCGCTCTCGCCGGATCATGGTGGCGGCTTCGCGAGCAATGGTCAGCCGGGCATGGCTGTGGCACAAAGCCAGCGCAGTGGGAACACCACCACGCCCACCATGCAGCGCATCAAGCCTCTGGGCGTGGCCACACCGCTGGTCATGGCCAGTCCAGTGAGAAG ATCGAATCCGGGCACGCCCACGCAGCCACGACGCCCCGACTTCATTGGCCTCAATGCgcaagcagcacaacaacagcagcagcagcagcagcaacaacaacagcaggcggccgccgccgcagcagcagcagcagcagcttactATGAGTACACGACCGGACTGCCGCCGCAGCATCCACAAGCGCCAAccatacagcagcagcagcaaatgctgctacagcaacagcagcgcgtCATGttgcagcatcaacagcaacaacagcagcagcaacagcaag cgctgcagcagcagcaacaatcgctGGCACAGGCTGCCTATGGCGGCAGTCCACAGCGTCGCTTTCTCTCCGAGGGTGAGCTGGTGCGTCAGGGCGCCGGCGGCAATGAGCTGAGCTATGCGCGCTCCAACAACACGGTGGACAACATACGCGAGCTGGCCGGCAGTCCGCAGCGCGGCGTTTACATGTGGAAGGACACCTCGCCCGgctttggcagcagcggcgccggCCCGCCCAGCGTCAGCATTGGCAGCAGTGCGGGCACACTGccaagcagcggcaacagcgcCAATGTCATGCAACACGCCCAGTACATCACAGCCGGCGGCAACGCCCATCCCTTGATCATGACCCACTCGCGACTGCAGGACTACgccaatcagcagcagcaacagcagcagcagcaacaacagcagcagcagcagcagtcggcaGTGGCCGCCTCATATCATCGCTCCAATCCCACAAGTCCCACAACCATGCCACAAACCTCTGCCGCCCAAACCTACATTTTGCGctacggcggcggcggcaacgtctcgggcagcagcggcagcattgcCAACGTGCCCGCCGCCAGCAACGTAGCCATTGGCTATCAGCCACAGCTACGCGGCGGCGTCGCCGTCTTTCCGCCCAACCCGCTGGTGCAGCCGCAGCCCTCGCCGCAGATCAAACGCAAGCAGACGCCCACGCGACCCATGAGCTTTGTGCGCGCCCTCGAAATGACCGACTCGATGGAGATGCAGTccatggagcagcagcagcaacagcagcagcaggccgTGGCGCGCAACAATGGCGGCCTGCCCAGCGGCATTGTGGCCAGCAGCATGGCCCAGCAGAGTGCggcagctgcggctgcagcagcggcggcggcagtcaATCGCaatgcagccgctgcagcggcagcggcggcagccaACGCCAGCGGCACGCCCGATCGCGCCAGCATCTACGATATGAACTATGAGATCTCCGTATAA
- the LOC108606646 gene encoding polyglutamine-repeat protein pqn-41 isoform X3, which produces MPRCDVKTRYIPATFAWIVLLLTTFLFFFYPCQYYVKTHPWVLAYQGVITFFVIANFTLATFMDPGIIPKASSDEDCEEEFRAPLYKNAEINGITVKMKWCVTCRFYRPPRCSHCSVCNHCIETFDHHCPWVNNCIGRRNYRFFFFFLVSLSIHMLSIFSLCLFYVLKVMPNIRQTAPIVAMILMGLVTVLAIPIFGLTGFHMVLVSRGRTTNEQVTGKFKGGYNPFSRGCWHNCCYTQFGPQYPSLLKPKKYASRRSQTQNQAISTICNDRTNQQTNASAAGSTATVTGAGGNGNVVAGVGVAGIRGGTAVQYSPHSYYESNREKRGIQLSPGRECSDADLEPPPASQSQDCEPTPPLQRHNSSNFYLPQVSDNPMVALNNGNIASGAGGAAQPAGGGDSPRHLRMYHPRHSPHARPRGLDPQRGYTSDALSPDHGGGFASNGQPGMAVAQSQRSGNTTTPTMQRIKPLGVATPLVMASPVRRSNPGTPTQPRRPDFIGLNAQAAQQQQQQQQQQQQQAAAAAAAAAAAYYEYTTGLPPQHPQAPTIQQQQQMLLQQQQRVMLQHQQQQQQQQQQALQQQQQSLAQAAYGGSPQRRFLSEGELVRQGAGGNELSYARSNNTVDNIRELAGSPQRGVYMWKDTSPGFGSSGAGPPSVSIGSSAGTLPSSGNSANVMQHAQYITAGGNAHPLIMTHSRLQDYANQQQQQQQQQQQQQQQQSAVAASYHRSNPTSPTTMPQTSAAQTYILRYGGGGNVSGSSGSIANVPAASNVAIGYQPQLRGGVAVFPPNPLVQPQPSPQIKRKQTPTRPMSFVRALEMTDSMEMQSMEQQQQQQQQAVARNNGGLPSGIVASSMAQQSAAAAAAAAAAAVNRNAAAAAAAAAANASGTPDRASIYDMNYEISV; this is translated from the exons CTGTCAGTACTATGTGAAAACGCATCCCTGGGTGCTGGCCTACCAGGGCGTCATCACATTTTTCGTGATTGCCAACTTCACGCTGGCCACGTTCATGGATCCGGGGATTATACCCAAAG CCTCATCCGACGAAGACTGCGAGGAGGAATTCCGCGCACCGCTCTACAAGAATGCCGAAATCAATGGCATTACGGTTAAAATGAAGTGGTGCGTCACCTGCAGATTCTATCGACCGCCACGCTGTTCCCACTGCTCCGTATGCAATCATTGCATCGAG acGTTCGATCATCATTGTCCGTGGGTGAACAATTGCATAGGTCGGCGCAATTATagattcttcttcttcttccttgTCTCACTCTCCATACACATGCTGAGCATATTCTCGCTCTGCCTCTTCTACGTGCTCAAAGTGATGCCGAACATCAGACAGACGGCGCCGATTGTCGC CATGATACTGATGGGCCTGGTCACAGTGCTGGCGATACCCATTTTTGGTCTCACGGGCTTCCACATGGTGCTGGTGTCGCGGGGTCGCACTACCAACGAACAGGTGACCGGCAAGTTCAAGGGCGGCTACAATCCGTTCTCGCGCGGCTGCTGGCACAATTGCTGCTACACGCAGTTCGGACCGCAGTATCCCAG TCTACTCAAGCCAAAGAAGTACGCATCGCGACGCTCGCAGACGCAGAACCAAGCCATTAGCACTATATGCAACGATCGGACCAATCAACAGACTAACGCCTCAGCCGCTGGCAGCACGGCGACCGTAACGGGAGCCGGTGGTAATGGCAACGTTGTCGCCGGCGTTGGCGTCGCTGGCATCCGCGGCGGCACCGCTGTTCAATATTCGCCCCACTCCTACTACGAGTCCAATCGGGAGAAGCGTGGAATACAG CTGTCGCCTGGTCGCGAGTGCTCCGACGCAGATCTGGAGCCACCGCCTGCCTCACAGAGTCAAGACTGCgagccgacgccgccgctgcagcgccACAATTCGAGCAACTTCTATCTGCCCCAAGTGAGCGACAACCCGATGGTGGCCCTAAACAACGGCAACATTGCCAGCGGCGCCGGCGGAGCTGCACAGCCCGCAGGCGGTGGCGACTCCCCGCGTCATCTGCGCATGTATCATCCCAGGCACAGTCCGCATGCGCGGCCCAG GGGCTTGGATCCGCAACGTGGCTATACGAGCGATGCGCTCTCGCCGGATCATGGTGGCGGCTTCGCGAGCAATGGTCAGCCGGGCATGGCTGTGGCACAAAGCCAGCGCAGTGGGAACACCACCACGCCCACCATGCAGCGCATCAAGCCTCTGGGCGTGGCCACACCGCTGGTCATGGCCAGTCCAGTGAGAAG ATCGAATCCGGGCACGCCCACGCAGCCACGACGCCCCGACTTCATTGGCCTCAATGCgcaagcagcacaacaacagcagcagcagcagcagcaacaacaacagcaggcggccgccgccgcagcagcagcagcagcagcttactATGAGTACACGACCGGACTGCCGCCGCAGCATCCACAAGCGCCAAccatacagcagcagcagcaaatgctgctacagcaacagcagcgcgtCATGttgcagcatcaacagcaacaacagcagcagcaacagcaag cgctgcagcagcagcaacaatcgctGGCACAGGCTGCCTATGGCGGCAGTCCACAGCGTCGCTTTCTCTCCGAGGGTGAGCTGGTGCGTCAGGGCGCCGGCGGCAATGAGCTGAGCTATGCGCGCTCCAACAACACGGTGGACAACATACGCGAGCTGGCCGGCAGTCCGCAGCGCGGCGTTTACATGTGGAAGGACACCTCGCCCGgctttggcagcagcggcgccggCCCGCCCAGCGTCAGCATTGGCAGCAGTGCGGGCACACTGccaagcagcggcaacagcgcCAATGTCATGCAACACGCCCAGTACATCACAGCCGGCGGCAACGCCCATCCCTTGATCATGACCCACTCGCGACTGCAGGACTACgccaatcagcagcagcaacagcagcagcagcaacaacagcagcagcagcagcagtcggcaGTGGCCGCCTCATATCATCGCTCCAATCCCACAAGTCCCACAACCATGCCACAAACCTCTGCCGCCCAAACCTACATTTTGCGctacggcggcggcggcaacgtctcgggcagcagcggcagcattgcCAACGTGCCCGCCGCCAGCAACGTAGCCATTGGCTATCAGCCACAGCTACGCGGCGGCGTCGCCGTCTTTCCGCCCAACCCGCTGGTGCAGCCGCAGCCCTCGCCGCAGATCAAACGCAAGCAGACGCCCACGCGACCCATGAGCTTTGTGCGCGCCCTCGAAATGACCGACTCGATGGAGATGCAGTccatggagcagcagcagcaacagcagcagcaggccgTGGCGCGCAACAATGGCGGCCTGCCCAGCGGCATTGTGGCCAGCAGCATGGCCCAGCAGAGTGCggcagctgcggctgcagcagcggcggcggcagtcaATCGCaatgcagccgctgcagcggcagcggcggcagccaACGCCAGCGGCACGCCCGATCGCGCCAGCATCTACGATATGAACTATGAGATCTCCGTATAA
- the LOC108606646 gene encoding putative uncharacterized protein DDB_G0271606 isoform X2 — translation MPRCDVKTRYIPATFAWIVLLLTTFLFFFYPCQYYVKTHPWVLAYQGVITFFVIANFTLATFMDPGIIPKDCEEEFRAPLYKNAEINGITVKMKWCVTCRFYRPPRCSHCSVCNHCIETFDHHCPWVNNCIGRRNYRFFFFFLVSLSIHMLSIFSLCLFYVLKVMPNIRQTAPIVAMILMGLVTVLAIPIFGLTGFHMVLVSRGRTTNEQVTGKFKGGYNPFSRGCWHNCCYTQFGPQYPSLLKPKKYASRRSQTQNQAISTICNDRTNQQTNASAAGSTATVTGAGGNGNVVAGVGVAGIRGGTAVQYSPHSYYESNREKRGIQVKTYMAEGNGYNQRSGSTTLYSKLSPGRECSDADLEPPPASQSQDCEPTPPLQRHNSSNFYLPQVSDNPMVALNNGNIASGAGGAAQPAGGGDSPRHLRMYHPRHSPHARPRGLDPQRGYTSDALSPDHGGGFASNGQPGMAVAQSQRSGNTTTPTMQRIKPLGVATPLVMASPVRRSNPGTPTQPRRPDFIGLNAQAAQQQQQQQQQQQQQAAAAAAAAAAAYYEYTTGLPPQHPQAPTIQQQQQMLLQQQQRVMLQHQQQQQQQQQQALQQQQQSLAQAAYGGSPQRRFLSEGELVRQGAGGNELSYARSNNTVDNIRELAGSPQRGVYMWKDTSPGFGSSGAGPPSVSIGSSAGTLPSSGNSANVMQHAQYITAGGNAHPLIMTHSRLQDYANQQQQQQQQQQQQQQQQSAVAASYHRSNPTSPTTMPQTSAAQTYILRYGGGGNVSGSSGSIANVPAASNVAIGYQPQLRGGVAVFPPNPLVQPQPSPQIKRKQTPTRPMSFVRALEMTDSMEMQSMEQQQQQQQQAVARNNGGLPSGIVASSMAQQSAAAAAAAAAAAVNRNAAAAAAAAAANASGTPDRASIYDMNYEISV, via the exons CTGTCAGTACTATGTGAAAACGCATCCCTGGGTGCTGGCCTACCAGGGCGTCATCACATTTTTCGTGATTGCCAACTTCACGCTGGCCACGTTCATGGATCCGGGGATTATACCCAAAG ACTGCGAGGAGGAATTCCGCGCACCGCTCTACAAGAATGCCGAAATCAATGGCATTACGGTTAAAATGAAGTGGTGCGTCACCTGCAGATTCTATCGACCGCCACGCTGTTCCCACTGCTCCGTATGCAATCATTGCATCGAG acGTTCGATCATCATTGTCCGTGGGTGAACAATTGCATAGGTCGGCGCAATTATagattcttcttcttcttccttgTCTCACTCTCCATACACATGCTGAGCATATTCTCGCTCTGCCTCTTCTACGTGCTCAAAGTGATGCCGAACATCAGACAGACGGCGCCGATTGTCGC CATGATACTGATGGGCCTGGTCACAGTGCTGGCGATACCCATTTTTGGTCTCACGGGCTTCCACATGGTGCTGGTGTCGCGGGGTCGCACTACCAACGAACAGGTGACCGGCAAGTTCAAGGGCGGCTACAATCCGTTCTCGCGCGGCTGCTGGCACAATTGCTGCTACACGCAGTTCGGACCGCAGTATCCCAG TCTACTCAAGCCAAAGAAGTACGCATCGCGACGCTCGCAGACGCAGAACCAAGCCATTAGCACTATATGCAACGATCGGACCAATCAACAGACTAACGCCTCAGCCGCTGGCAGCACGGCGACCGTAACGGGAGCCGGTGGTAATGGCAACGTTGTCGCCGGCGTTGGCGTCGCTGGCATCCGCGGCGGCACCGCTGTTCAATATTCGCCCCACTCCTACTACGAGTCCAATCGGGAGAAGCGTGGAATACAGGTAAAGACTTATATGGCCGAGGGCAATGGTTATAATCAACGGTCGGGCAGCACAACGCTTTATAGTAAG CTGTCGCCTGGTCGCGAGTGCTCCGACGCAGATCTGGAGCCACCGCCTGCCTCACAGAGTCAAGACTGCgagccgacgccgccgctgcagcgccACAATTCGAGCAACTTCTATCTGCCCCAAGTGAGCGACAACCCGATGGTGGCCCTAAACAACGGCAACATTGCCAGCGGCGCCGGCGGAGCTGCACAGCCCGCAGGCGGTGGCGACTCCCCGCGTCATCTGCGCATGTATCATCCCAGGCACAGTCCGCATGCGCGGCCCAG GGGCTTGGATCCGCAACGTGGCTATACGAGCGATGCGCTCTCGCCGGATCATGGTGGCGGCTTCGCGAGCAATGGTCAGCCGGGCATGGCTGTGGCACAAAGCCAGCGCAGTGGGAACACCACCACGCCCACCATGCAGCGCATCAAGCCTCTGGGCGTGGCCACACCGCTGGTCATGGCCAGTCCAGTGAGAAG ATCGAATCCGGGCACGCCCACGCAGCCACGACGCCCCGACTTCATTGGCCTCAATGCgcaagcagcacaacaacagcagcagcagcagcagcaacaacaacagcaggcggccgccgccgcagcagcagcagcagcagcttactATGAGTACACGACCGGACTGCCGCCGCAGCATCCACAAGCGCCAAccatacagcagcagcagcaaatgctgctacagcaacagcagcgcgtCATGttgcagcatcaacagcaacaacagcagcagcaacagcaag cgctgcagcagcagcaacaatcgctGGCACAGGCTGCCTATGGCGGCAGTCCACAGCGTCGCTTTCTCTCCGAGGGTGAGCTGGTGCGTCAGGGCGCCGGCGGCAATGAGCTGAGCTATGCGCGCTCCAACAACACGGTGGACAACATACGCGAGCTGGCCGGCAGTCCGCAGCGCGGCGTTTACATGTGGAAGGACACCTCGCCCGgctttggcagcagcggcgccggCCCGCCCAGCGTCAGCATTGGCAGCAGTGCGGGCACACTGccaagcagcggcaacagcgcCAATGTCATGCAACACGCCCAGTACATCACAGCCGGCGGCAACGCCCATCCCTTGATCATGACCCACTCGCGACTGCAGGACTACgccaatcagcagcagcaacagcagcagcagcaacaacagcagcagcagcagcagtcggcaGTGGCCGCCTCATATCATCGCTCCAATCCCACAAGTCCCACAACCATGCCACAAACCTCTGCCGCCCAAACCTACATTTTGCGctacggcggcggcggcaacgtctcgggcagcagcggcagcattgcCAACGTGCCCGCCGCCAGCAACGTAGCCATTGGCTATCAGCCACAGCTACGCGGCGGCGTCGCCGTCTTTCCGCCCAACCCGCTGGTGCAGCCGCAGCCCTCGCCGCAGATCAAACGCAAGCAGACGCCCACGCGACCCATGAGCTTTGTGCGCGCCCTCGAAATGACCGACTCGATGGAGATGCAGTccatggagcagcagcagcaacagcagcagcaggccgTGGCGCGCAACAATGGCGGCCTGCCCAGCGGCATTGTGGCCAGCAGCATGGCCCAGCAGAGTGCggcagctgcggctgcagcagcggcggcggcagtcaATCGCaatgcagccgctgcagcggcagcggcggcagccaACGCCAGCGGCACGCCCGATCGCGCCAGCATCTACGATATGAACTATGAGATCTCCGTATAA
- the LOC108606646 gene encoding putative uncharacterized protein DDB_G0271606 isoform X1: protein MPRCDVKTRYIPATFAWIVLLLTTFLFFFYPCQYYVKTHPWVLAYQGVITFFVIANFTLATFMDPGIIPKASSDEDCEEEFRAPLYKNAEINGITVKMKWCVTCRFYRPPRCSHCSVCNHCIETFDHHCPWVNNCIGRRNYRFFFFFLVSLSIHMLSIFSLCLFYVLKVMPNIRQTAPIVAMILMGLVTVLAIPIFGLTGFHMVLVSRGRTTNEQVTGKFKGGYNPFSRGCWHNCCYTQFGPQYPSLLKPKKYASRRSQTQNQAISTICNDRTNQQTNASAAGSTATVTGAGGNGNVVAGVGVAGIRGGTAVQYSPHSYYESNREKRGIQVKTYMAEGNGYNQRSGSTTLYSKLSPGRECSDADLEPPPASQSQDCEPTPPLQRHNSSNFYLPQVSDNPMVALNNGNIASGAGGAAQPAGGGDSPRHLRMYHPRHSPHARPRGLDPQRGYTSDALSPDHGGGFASNGQPGMAVAQSQRSGNTTTPTMQRIKPLGVATPLVMASPVRRSNPGTPTQPRRPDFIGLNAQAAQQQQQQQQQQQQQAAAAAAAAAAAYYEYTTGLPPQHPQAPTIQQQQQMLLQQQQRVMLQHQQQQQQQQQQALQQQQQSLAQAAYGGSPQRRFLSEGELVRQGAGGNELSYARSNNTVDNIRELAGSPQRGVYMWKDTSPGFGSSGAGPPSVSIGSSAGTLPSSGNSANVMQHAQYITAGGNAHPLIMTHSRLQDYANQQQQQQQQQQQQQQQQSAVAASYHRSNPTSPTTMPQTSAAQTYILRYGGGGNVSGSSGSIANVPAASNVAIGYQPQLRGGVAVFPPNPLVQPQPSPQIKRKQTPTRPMSFVRALEMTDSMEMQSMEQQQQQQQQAVARNNGGLPSGIVASSMAQQSAAAAAAAAAAAVNRNAAAAAAAAAANASGTPDRASIYDMNYEISV, encoded by the exons CTGTCAGTACTATGTGAAAACGCATCCCTGGGTGCTGGCCTACCAGGGCGTCATCACATTTTTCGTGATTGCCAACTTCACGCTGGCCACGTTCATGGATCCGGGGATTATACCCAAAG CCTCATCCGACGAAGACTGCGAGGAGGAATTCCGCGCACCGCTCTACAAGAATGCCGAAATCAATGGCATTACGGTTAAAATGAAGTGGTGCGTCACCTGCAGATTCTATCGACCGCCACGCTGTTCCCACTGCTCCGTATGCAATCATTGCATCGAG acGTTCGATCATCATTGTCCGTGGGTGAACAATTGCATAGGTCGGCGCAATTATagattcttcttcttcttccttgTCTCACTCTCCATACACATGCTGAGCATATTCTCGCTCTGCCTCTTCTACGTGCTCAAAGTGATGCCGAACATCAGACAGACGGCGCCGATTGTCGC CATGATACTGATGGGCCTGGTCACAGTGCTGGCGATACCCATTTTTGGTCTCACGGGCTTCCACATGGTGCTGGTGTCGCGGGGTCGCACTACCAACGAACAGGTGACCGGCAAGTTCAAGGGCGGCTACAATCCGTTCTCGCGCGGCTGCTGGCACAATTGCTGCTACACGCAGTTCGGACCGCAGTATCCCAG TCTACTCAAGCCAAAGAAGTACGCATCGCGACGCTCGCAGACGCAGAACCAAGCCATTAGCACTATATGCAACGATCGGACCAATCAACAGACTAACGCCTCAGCCGCTGGCAGCACGGCGACCGTAACGGGAGCCGGTGGTAATGGCAACGTTGTCGCCGGCGTTGGCGTCGCTGGCATCCGCGGCGGCACCGCTGTTCAATATTCGCCCCACTCCTACTACGAGTCCAATCGGGAGAAGCGTGGAATACAGGTAAAGACTTATATGGCCGAGGGCAATGGTTATAATCAACGGTCGGGCAGCACAACGCTTTATAGTAAG CTGTCGCCTGGTCGCGAGTGCTCCGACGCAGATCTGGAGCCACCGCCTGCCTCACAGAGTCAAGACTGCgagccgacgccgccgctgcagcgccACAATTCGAGCAACTTCTATCTGCCCCAAGTGAGCGACAACCCGATGGTGGCCCTAAACAACGGCAACATTGCCAGCGGCGCCGGCGGAGCTGCACAGCCCGCAGGCGGTGGCGACTCCCCGCGTCATCTGCGCATGTATCATCCCAGGCACAGTCCGCATGCGCGGCCCAG GGGCTTGGATCCGCAACGTGGCTATACGAGCGATGCGCTCTCGCCGGATCATGGTGGCGGCTTCGCGAGCAATGGTCAGCCGGGCATGGCTGTGGCACAAAGCCAGCGCAGTGGGAACACCACCACGCCCACCATGCAGCGCATCAAGCCTCTGGGCGTGGCCACACCGCTGGTCATGGCCAGTCCAGTGAGAAG ATCGAATCCGGGCACGCCCACGCAGCCACGACGCCCCGACTTCATTGGCCTCAATGCgcaagcagcacaacaacagcagcagcagcagcagcaacaacaacagcaggcggccgccgccgcagcagcagcagcagcagcttactATGAGTACACGACCGGACTGCCGCCGCAGCATCCACAAGCGCCAAccatacagcagcagcagcaaatgctgctacagcaacagcagcgcgtCATGttgcagcatcaacagcaacaacagcagcagcaacagcaag cgctgcagcagcagcaacaatcgctGGCACAGGCTGCCTATGGCGGCAGTCCACAGCGTCGCTTTCTCTCCGAGGGTGAGCTGGTGCGTCAGGGCGCCGGCGGCAATGAGCTGAGCTATGCGCGCTCCAACAACACGGTGGACAACATACGCGAGCTGGCCGGCAGTCCGCAGCGCGGCGTTTACATGTGGAAGGACACCTCGCCCGgctttggcagcagcggcgccggCCCGCCCAGCGTCAGCATTGGCAGCAGTGCGGGCACACTGccaagcagcggcaacagcgcCAATGTCATGCAACACGCCCAGTACATCACAGCCGGCGGCAACGCCCATCCCTTGATCATGACCCACTCGCGACTGCAGGACTACgccaatcagcagcagcaacagcagcagcagcaacaacagcagcagcagcagcagtcggcaGTGGCCGCCTCATATCATCGCTCCAATCCCACAAGTCCCACAACCATGCCACAAACCTCTGCCGCCCAAACCTACATTTTGCGctacggcggcggcggcaacgtctcgggcagcagcggcagcattgcCAACGTGCCCGCCGCCAGCAACGTAGCCATTGGCTATCAGCCACAGCTACGCGGCGGCGTCGCCGTCTTTCCGCCCAACCCGCTGGTGCAGCCGCAGCCCTCGCCGCAGATCAAACGCAAGCAGACGCCCACGCGACCCATGAGCTTTGTGCGCGCCCTCGAAATGACCGACTCGATGGAGATGCAGTccatggagcagcagcagcaacagcagcagcaggccgTGGCGCGCAACAATGGCGGCCTGCCCAGCGGCATTGTGGCCAGCAGCATGGCCCAGCAGAGTGCggcagctgcggctgcagcagcggcggcggcagtcaATCGCaatgcagccgctgcagcggcagcggcggcagccaACGCCAGCGGCACGCCCGATCGCGCCAGCATCTACGATATGAACTATGAGATCTCCGTATAA